One window from the genome of Oceanisphaera sp. IT1-181 encodes:
- a CDS encoding GntR family transcriptional regulator, which yields MSSLSQLEPRHVKSSSNTQDDVVYEYIFDAILEQRLAPGTKLSEEALGEIFGVSRTIIRRALLRLSHEQVVSIRPNRGAVVASPSVDEARQIFAARRVVELAVIELVVKNVTPQSLARIRAMVQAEQDAFERGDIGSGIRLSGEFHLELANIANNMPLLNFQRSVVSQTSLIIAQYEVGHQAQCSCNEHEALLLAIESGDPARAMAMMKKHLDHIEGKLNLDNESASTDLHVVFSDVVKKQPPTRRG from the coding sequence ATGAGTTCACTCAGTCAACTGGAGCCCAGACACGTCAAGTCGAGCTCAAATACTCAAGATGATGTCGTCTACGAATATATCTTTGATGCCATTCTTGAACAGCGGTTAGCACCGGGCACTAAGTTAAGCGAAGAAGCACTGGGCGAGATTTTTGGCGTCAGTCGTACCATTATCCGTCGCGCCTTATTGCGCTTATCTCATGAGCAAGTAGTGAGCATTCGGCCCAACCGGGGTGCCGTGGTAGCCTCGCCCAGCGTGGATGAAGCTCGACAAATCTTTGCCGCGCGCCGGGTGGTGGAATTGGCGGTGATTGAGCTGGTCGTAAAAAATGTTACCCCCCAAAGCTTGGCGCGTATTCGTGCCATGGTGCAGGCTGAGCAAGATGCGTTTGAGCGTGGCGATATCGGCAGCGGCATTCGCCTCTCGGGTGAATTTCACTTGGAGTTGGCCAATATCGCCAACAATATGCCTCTGCTTAACTTTCAACGCAGCGTAGTGTCGCAAACCTCTTTGATTATTGCTCAGTACGAAGTCGGGCATCAGGCTCAGTGCTCTTGTAATGAACACGAGGCTTTGTTGCTAGCCATAGAGTCTGGCGATCCGGCCCGCGCCATGGCCATGATGAAAAAGCATCTGGATCATATTGAAGGTAAGTTGAACCTGGACAATGAGTCGGCTTCTACCGACTTGCACGTGGTATTTTCCGACGTAGTCAAAAAGCAGCCGCCCACGCGTCGCGGCTAA
- a CDS encoding universal stress protein, protein MLPKINKILYCTDLSKNAVFAFRYAVYLAQQTGASIHILSVIEHLPSDERLTLQSYIYNQSGSAEFLQQRLSQAQADLQQRLEDFWLTLPVEDQGLAQRIVSCDVIEGHPTQTILERAETLNCDMIVMGGHEKGWLQALLGSVAREVLRDSRIPTLIVPQPKESVPQR, encoded by the coding sequence ATGTTGCCGAAAATTAATAAAATTCTGTATTGCACCGATCTCTCAAAAAATGCGGTGTTTGCCTTTCGCTATGCGGTGTATTTAGCACAGCAAACTGGCGCCAGCATTCACATTTTAAGTGTGATTGAACACCTGCCCAGCGATGAGCGTTTAACCTTGCAGTCATATATTTATAACCAAAGCGGCAGCGCGGAATTTTTGCAGCAGCGCCTGAGCCAAGCCCAAGCCGACTTACAGCAACGCTTAGAAGACTTTTGGTTAACTTTACCCGTAGAGGATCAAGGCTTGGCACAAAGAATCGTCAGCTGTGACGTAATAGAAGGGCACCCTACGCAAACCATACTCGAGCGAGCGGAAACCCTAAACTGCGACATGATAGTGATGGGCGGCCATGAAAAAGGCTGGCTGCAAGCTTTGCTAGGTAGCGTGGCCAGAGAAGTATTACGCGACTCACGTATTCCCACGTTAATAGTGCCACAACCGAAGGAATCAGTGCCGCAGCGCTGA
- a CDS encoding SulP family inorganic anion transporter — protein MSNQAQGKAKKWTRLLPFLQWTPMVTRASVRADAQAGLTNAIIVLPQGVAYALIAGLPPEYGLYAAIVPAIIAALFGSSWHLISGPTAAMSIVVFTSVSPLATPGTAEFIALALTLTLMKGVFQLVLASARLGILVNFVSHSVVIGFTAGAAVVIVVSQLQNLLGLSLHTKGTFTDNGWQVLRHLNDANPYSLAVGLTTLVACVLIKKLLPRWPNMLMGLALASGLAFLLDPRQEHIAMVGAIPASLPPFSIPDLSFSNISALSSGALAISILGLVEASSIARAIASRSHQRLDDNQEFIGQGLSNVVGAFFSSYASSGSFTRTGVNFTSGARTPMAAIFASLFLLVIVQLFSGITAWLPIPAMAGLLLMVAWNLIDFHHIKMIMRAAKSETTVLIVTFAATLLVALEFAIYAGVILSLVFYLKRTSHPRIVTILPDPNAKHPLFTNAEKKRLPYCPQLRIIRIEGSLFFGAVNHVQEYLQSVREPRVLIVGNGMNFVDMVGAEMLLQEAKRRRAEGGDLYLSNVKSGVLRIINRNNILKQLGRDHIFQNKGQAIHRIYEQLDPSVCQTCTAKIFQECHLAPPGAAAPGASTISTVEAVKVEVLAKTPAIVGASKVETTTADITGITPAPAKPT, from the coding sequence ATGTCAAACCAAGCGCAAGGCAAAGCTAAAAAGTGGACTCGGCTACTGCCGTTCTTGCAGTGGACCCCCATGGTTACTCGCGCCAGCGTGCGCGCCGATGCGCAAGCCGGCCTCACCAATGCCATTATCGTATTGCCGCAAGGGGTGGCGTATGCGCTGATTGCCGGTTTGCCGCCGGAATACGGCCTGTATGCGGCCATAGTGCCGGCCATTATTGCCGCCCTGTTTGGCTCGTCTTGGCACTTAATTTCTGGCCCTACGGCTGCTATGTCGATTGTGGTGTTTACCTCCGTCAGCCCGCTCGCCACGCCGGGCACGGCGGAGTTTATCGCCTTGGCGCTCACCTTAACGCTGATGAAAGGGGTGTTTCAGCTGGTGTTGGCCTCGGCCAGATTAGGCATATTGGTTAACTTTGTGTCGCATTCGGTGGTGATTGGTTTTACCGCCGGTGCGGCAGTGGTGATAGTGGTTAGCCAATTGCAAAACCTGCTGGGCTTATCGCTGCACACCAAGGGCACCTTTACCGATAACGGCTGGCAGGTGCTGCGCCATTTAAATGATGCTAACCCCTATAGCTTAGCGGTTGGCTTAACGACCTTAGTGGCGTGTGTACTGATCAAAAAACTATTACCGCGCTGGCCAAATATGTTGATGGGACTGGCGCTGGCCAGTGGCTTGGCGTTTTTACTCGATCCTCGCCAAGAGCACATTGCTATGGTGGGCGCCATACCCGCCAGTTTGCCGCCGTTCAGCATCCCCGACTTAAGCTTTAGTAATATCAGCGCCCTCTCGTCTGGAGCCCTGGCCATTAGCATACTGGGCTTGGTCGAAGCCTCTTCTATTGCACGAGCCATTGCCAGCCGCTCTCATCAGCGCCTTGATGATAATCAAGAGTTTATCGGCCAAGGTCTATCGAACGTGGTGGGTGCCTTCTTCTCTAGCTATGCCTCTTCCGGCTCTTTTACCCGCACCGGCGTTAACTTTACTTCCGGTGCCCGTACGCCGATGGCAGCCATCTTTGCCTCGTTATTTCTATTAGTCATAGTGCAGTTATTCTCTGGCATTACCGCTTGGTTGCCGATCCCCGCCATGGCCGGATTATTGTTAATGGTGGCCTGGAATCTGATCGACTTTCATCATATAAAAATGATTATGCGCGCGGCCAAATCAGAGACCACAGTCCTCATCGTCACCTTTGCCGCCACCTTATTGGTGGCACTGGAATTTGCCATTTATGCAGGCGTGATCTTATCGCTGGTCTTCTATTTAAAACGTACCTCGCATCCGCGCATCGTCACTATTTTGCCAGATCCTAATGCTAAGCATCCGTTGTTTACCAACGCAGAAAAAAAACGCCTGCCTTATTGTCCACAACTGCGCATTATTCGCATCGAAGGCTCGTTGTTTTTTGGCGCGGTCAACCATGTGCAGGAGTATCTGCAAAGTGTGCGCGAGCCGCGGGTATTGATAGTGGGCAACGGGATGAATTTTGTCGATATGGTGGGTGCAGAAATGCTGCTGCAAGAAGCCAAGCGCAGGCGCGCCGAGGGTGGGGATCTCTATCTGAGTAATGTAAAAAGCGGCGTACTGCGTATTATTAATCGTAATAACATTCTTAAGCAGCTCGGCCGTGACCATATTTTTCAAAATAAAGGCCAAGCCATACATCGCATCTACGAACAATTAGACCCGAGTGTTTGCCAAACCTGCACCGCTAAAATATTTCAAGAGTGTCATCTAGCGCCTCCAGGAGCGGCGGCTCCCGGAGCATCCACTATCAGTACTGTAGAAGCCGTGAAGGTTGAGGTACTTGCAAAGACACCAGCCATTGTTGGTGCAAGCAAAGTAGAAACAACGACAGCAGATATTACCGGTATCACACCCGCACCGGCTAAACCCACTTAA
- a CDS encoding NCS2 family permease — MENANNDTTQRARTAETSPPPASGLLEKLFKLKAHGTSVKTELLAGLTTFITMAYIIFVNPNIMASSGMDPGAVFVATCIGAALATLIMGLYANWPVGLAPGMGLNAFFAFTVVGEMGYSWEVALGAVFWSGIIFTAMSFWKIREWVLDAIPESLRYAMTAGVGLFLGLVGLKTAGIVVASPATLVTLGDFTQPSAWLAAVCFLVISILAYRKIFGAVLVGVLGVTLIGFFMGIVQYNGIFAMPPSIEPTFMKLDIMGALNVGMITVILAFLFVNMFDTAGTLMGVAERANLRNADGSIEGLGKSLKADSASSVIGTFVGCPPVTSYVESAAGVAAGGRTGLTAVTIAVLFILAMFLAPLAGMIPPYATAGALIYVAFAMMSSLAKIDWEDYTEMAPAAITALMMPLTFSIANGIAMGFVSYAVLKLATGQVSIGVYVLSAIFIAKFIYM; from the coding sequence ATGGAAAACGCCAACAACGACACCACTCAGCGCGCGAGAACCGCTGAAACCTCACCCCCGCCAGCTTCTGGTCTGCTAGAAAAGCTCTTCAAATTAAAAGCCCATGGTACTTCGGTAAAAACTGAACTGCTCGCCGGTTTAACTACCTTTATCACCATGGCGTACATTATTTTTGTAAACCCCAATATTATGGCCTCGTCCGGCATGGATCCGGGTGCTGTGTTCGTGGCCACCTGTATCGGTGCCGCCCTTGCCACTCTTATTATGGGCTTATACGCCAACTGGCCAGTCGGTCTTGCGCCAGGCATGGGCTTGAACGCCTTCTTTGCGTTTACCGTGGTCGGTGAAATGGGCTACAGCTGGGAAGTGGCGCTAGGCGCCGTGTTCTGGTCCGGCATTATTTTTACCGCCATGAGTTTTTGGAAGATTCGCGAATGGGTGCTGGATGCCATTCCCGAGTCATTACGCTATGCCATGACCGCCGGTGTCGGTTTGTTCTTAGGGTTAGTGGGCCTGAAAACCGCAGGCATAGTGGTAGCAAGCCCCGCCACCTTAGTGACTTTGGGTGATTTCACTCAACCCAGCGCTTGGCTGGCTGCCGTGTGCTTTTTAGTTATCTCTATTTTGGCTTATCGCAAGATATTTGGCGCCGTGTTAGTGGGCGTGTTAGGCGTCACTCTGATCGGTTTCTTCATGGGTATAGTGCAATATAATGGCATCTTCGCCATGCCACCCAGCATAGAGCCGACCTTTATGAAGCTCGACATTATGGGTGCGCTTAATGTTGGCATGATTACTGTGATTTTAGCCTTCTTGTTCGTCAATATGTTTGATACTGCCGGCACTCTAATGGGCGTGGCTGAGCGCGCTAACTTGCGCAATGCGGACGGCTCTATTGAAGGCTTAGGCAAGTCACTCAAGGCTGACAGTGCCTCTTCGGTAATTGGTACCTTCGTGGGTTGCCCGCCGGTCACCAGTTACGTAGAAAGTGCCGCCGGTGTGGCCGCAGGTGGTCGTACCGGTTTAACCGCCGTGACTATCGCCGTGCTGTTTATTTTGGCGATGTTTTTAGCGCCATTAGCCGGCATGATCCCACCCTACGCCACCGCCGGCGCGCTGATTTACGTGGCTTTTGCCATGATGAGCAGCTTGGCTAAAATTGACTGGGAAGATTATACCGAGATGGCGCCAGCCGCCATCACCGCCTTAATGATGCCGCTAACCTTCTCCATTGCCAACGGCATCGCCATGGGCTTTGTCAGCTATGCAGTGCTTAAATTGGCCACCGGCCAAGTCTCGATTGGCGTCTATGTATTAAGTGCGATTTTTATCGCTAAATTTATATATATGTAG
- the uraH gene encoding hydroxyisourate hydrolase: protein MGRLTTHILDASKGQPGSDIKIELYRVEDGEKTTLINTVYTNADGRTDAPVLQGDDYVPGKYQLVFHTGTYLRKQGVELLEPAFLDDVVIRFGLAAGQEHYHVPLLISPYSYSTYRGS from the coding sequence ATGGGCAGATTAACTACACATATCCTCGACGCTTCTAAAGGCCAACCAGGTTCAGATATTAAAATTGAACTATATCGTGTTGAAGACGGTGAAAAAACCACTTTAATCAACACTGTGTACACCAACGCTGATGGTCGTACCGATGCTCCTGTGTTGCAAGGCGACGACTATGTGCCAGGTAAATATCAGTTGGTATTCCACACTGGTACTTACTTACGCAAGCAAGGTGTTGAACTGCTTGAGCCGGCTTTCTTGGATGACGTAGTTATCCGTTTTGGCTTGGCTGCAGGCCAAGAGCACTACCACGTACCTCTGCTGATCTCACCTTATAGCTACTCTACCTACAGAGGCAGCTAA
- the puuE gene encoding allantoinase PuuE → MSQKNDYPRDLVGYGANPPHPEWPNKARIAINFVLNYEEGGERNVLHGDGESEAFLSEMPTAVAFPDARHMSMESIYEYGSRAGVWRLMRLFKRYNIPMTIFAVATALERYPDIAKAFMAEGHEICSHAYKWISYQFMSEEEEREHFNKAMEIFERVCGQRPQGWYTGRDSPNTRKIVMEDKGILYDSDSYADDLPYWVDNQGEGHLVIPYVMDTNDMRFGLNGYNNGEEFFQYLKDSFDVLYEEGAEAPKMLSIGMHCRILGRPGRMAGLERFIKYARSHDHVWFTRRIDIANHWHENHPYKGSK, encoded by the coding sequence ATGAGCCAAAAAAACGACTATCCCCGCGATCTCGTTGGGTACGGTGCTAACCCGCCGCACCCTGAGTGGCCAAATAAGGCCCGCATCGCTATTAACTTTGTACTGAACTATGAAGAAGGTGGTGAGCGTAACGTATTGCACGGTGATGGTGAGTCTGAGGCCTTCTTGTCAGAAATGCCGACAGCAGTGGCGTTTCCTGATGCTCGTCACATGAGCATGGAGTCTATCTACGAATACGGTAGCCGTGCCGGTGTATGGCGTTTGATGCGTTTGTTCAAACGCTATAACATTCCTATGACCATTTTCGCCGTGGCCACTGCCCTCGAGCGTTATCCTGATATTGCTAAAGCATTCATGGCCGAAGGCCACGAAATTTGCTCCCACGCCTATAAGTGGATCTCTTATCAGTTTATGAGCGAAGAAGAAGAGCGCGAGCACTTCAACAAAGCCATGGAAATTTTTGAACGTGTGTGTGGCCAGCGCCCACAAGGCTGGTATACCGGCCGCGACAGCCCTAACACCCGTAAAATAGTGATGGAAGATAAAGGAATTTTATACGATTCCGATTCTTACGCCGATGACCTGCCTTACTGGGTCGACAATCAGGGCGAAGGCCACTTGGTGATCCCATACGTAATGGACACCAACGACATGCGCTTTGGCCTGAATGGTTATAACAACGGCGAAGAGTTCTTCCAGTATCTGAAAGACTCCTTTGATGTGTTATACGAAGAGGGTGCAGAAGCCCCCAAGATGCTTTCCATTGGTATGCACTGTCGTATCCTGGGTCGTCCGGGTCGTATGGCTGGTCTTGAGCGCTTTATTAAATATGCGCGCAGCCATGACCACGTGTGGTTTACCCGCCGTATCGACATTGCTAACCACTGGCATGAGAATCATCCTTATAAGGGAAGCAAGTAA
- the uraD gene encoding 2-oxo-4-hydroxy-4-carboxy-5-ureidoimidazoline decarboxylase, with the protein MSRFTTCTPSTMSRDEFVAAFADIYEHSPWVAEQAFDQGLSSEDDTIANLHSRMAAVMSNADKQAQLDLINAHPDLAGKAAQRGELTEASTNEQAGAGISECNAEEFARFTHLNNAYKEKFQFPFIMAVKGSDRHQILAAFEERINNDYDTEFARAVNEINRIAEFRLSGM; encoded by the coding sequence ATGAGCCGTTTTACTACCTGTACGCCTAGCACGATGAGCCGCGATGAGTTCGTGGCTGCATTCGCCGATATCTACGAGCACTCCCCTTGGGTTGCTGAGCAGGCGTTCGACCAAGGTCTGAGCAGCGAAGATGACACCATTGCTAACTTGCATAGCCGTATGGCGGCCGTGATGAGCAATGCAGATAAGCAAGCTCAGCTTGATCTTATCAATGCTCACCCGGACTTAGCCGGTAAAGCTGCCCAACGTGGCGAACTGACTGAAGCTTCTACCAATGAGCAAGCGGGTGCTGGCATCAGCGAGTGCAACGCGGAAGAATTTGCCCGTTTCACTCACCTGAACAACGCCTATAAGGAAAAATTCCAATTTCCTTTCATCATGGCAGTTAAAGGTTCAGACCGTCACCAGATCCTGGCCGCATTTGAAGAGCGTATTAACAACGACTACGACACTGAATTTGCGCGTGCGGTAAATGAGATCAACAGAATTGCTGAGTTCCGTTTAAGCGGCATGTAA
- a CDS encoding ureidoglycolate lyase, with protein MKTLKVEPLTKEAFADFGDVIESVGRDHFMINNGSTERYHNLGEVQLDEDGQGIISIFRAKTLEYPLQVKMLERHPFGSQSFIPLFGHEFLLVVAPVGDGTMSIDPSTVRCFRANARQGVNYHRNVWHHPIMALRDDDEFLVVDRTGPGNNCDEFFFDESIQMTVKLD; from the coding sequence ATCAAGACTCTTAAAGTAGAGCCGTTGACCAAAGAAGCGTTCGCCGATTTTGGTGACGTTATCGAGTCTGTTGGCCGTGATCACTTTATGATCAACAATGGTTCAACTGAGCGCTACCACAACCTGGGTGAAGTGCAGTTGGACGAAGATGGTCAAGGCATCATCAGCATCTTCCGTGCTAAAACGCTGGAATACCCGCTGCAAGTGAAAATGCTGGAGCGTCATCCGTTTGGCTCTCAGTCTTTCATCCCTTTGTTTGGTCATGAGTTCTTGTTAGTGGTTGCCCCTGTGGGCGACGGCACCATGAGCATTGACCCAAGCACAGTACGTTGCTTCCGTGCTAACGCCCGCCAAGGTGTGAACTACCACAGAAACGTGTGGCATCACCCTATCATGGCGCTGCGCGATGACGACGAGTTCTTGGTCGTAGACCGCACCGGCCCGGGTAATAACTGTGATGAATTCTTCTTCGACGAATCCATTCAAATGACAGTTAAACTCGACTAA
- a CDS encoding AI-2E family transporter: MRDVMERRSFLFLLLLVSLLFVLLLRPFWGAIFWACAISIIFNPMQERLRKHLGDKPNRVALLTLLICVVIVVLPIFLIATTFAQEGLALYQRVDKGEINPSEWLEQMRNAFPAVPQWFDKLGIDLGSVRESIAKGAASAGKVMAEKALGAGQITFSFIMNSALMLYLAFFLLRDGRTLIELMIKALPLGDARERKLFTKFAEVTRATVKGNLVVAIVQGALGGFIFWALSLPSPILWAVVMAFLSLIPAVGAGIVWLPVAIYLYATGDWVSATILISFGALVIGMADNVLRPLLVGRDTKLPDYLVLFSTLGGISLMGINGFVIGPLIAALFLVVWDIFMREFNGENPHVITERSTESNHKYEKIAASVKDEA, encoded by the coding sequence ATGCGCGACGTAATGGAACGGCGTTCTTTTCTTTTTCTGCTGCTGTTGGTCAGCCTGCTATTCGTGCTGCTACTTAGGCCATTTTGGGGCGCTATTTTTTGGGCCTGCGCCATCAGTATCATTTTTAATCCAATGCAAGAGCGACTGCGTAAGCACTTAGGCGATAAGCCGAATCGGGTGGCACTGCTGACCCTGTTGATTTGTGTGGTGATAGTGGTACTGCCCATCTTTTTGATTGCCACCACTTTTGCTCAAGAAGGCTTGGCGCTGTATCAGCGTGTAGATAAAGGGGAAATAAATCCCTCCGAGTGGCTGGAGCAAATGCGCAATGCTTTCCCTGCGGTTCCACAGTGGTTTGATAAACTCGGTATCGACTTAGGCAGCGTGCGCGAAAGTATTGCTAAAGGTGCAGCGTCTGCCGGCAAAGTAATGGCAGAAAAAGCACTGGGCGCGGGGCAAATTACCTTTAGTTTTATTATGAACTCCGCCTTAATGCTGTATCTGGCGTTCTTCTTATTACGGGATGGTCGCACCCTGATTGAGCTGATGATCAAAGCGCTGCCCTTAGGTGATGCACGCGAGCGCAAGCTGTTTACTAAGTTTGCTGAAGTAACGCGCGCCACCGTTAAAGGCAACTTGGTGGTGGCGATTGTACAAGGGGCGCTGGGCGGCTTTATCTTTTGGGCGCTCTCACTACCCAGCCCCATATTGTGGGCCGTAGTCATGGCTTTCTTGTCGTTGATTCCGGCGGTGGGCGCGGGAATTGTGTGGTTGCCGGTGGCCATTTACTTGTATGCCACTGGTGACTGGGTCTCTGCCACTATATTGATCTCGTTTGGCGCCTTAGTGATTGGCATGGCGGATAACGTGCTGCGCCCGCTATTGGTGGGCCGAGATACTAAGTTACCGGATTATTTAGTGCTGTTTTCAACCTTAGGCGGCATTAGCTTAATGGGCATTAACGGCTTTGTAATTGGGCCTTTAATCGCCGCACTGTTCTTAGTGGTGTGGGATATTTTTATGCGCGAGTTTAACGGCGAAAATCCCCATGTGATCACAGAGCGCAGCACTGAATCTAATCATAAGTACGAAAAAATAGCGGCCAGCGTGAAGGATGAGGCGTGA
- a CDS encoding methyl-accepting chemotaxis protein yields MNRLSIKQKILLLALLPLLLLAAVSAWINVNQSLRLNKLSGDSLYQSLYDARKQQLANYAELAMSGIAPLLQRNEIVATKAHLRGLRFDAGTGYFFVYNTQGTQIVSADNPARENNNYLNSTSPDGRYLVQEYVALAEQGGGYIEYNWPKPDTQVNAPKLASITPVPGTDWMLGAGFYIDDLQATVTILEAELSTAVRQGLINSAVSASLLFMLIAGAALVLVRSIHSPLRQAVSTMQDIAEGEGDLTRRLNNRQGHELGSLANAFNLFANQMSMLVQNTRHSADSLQAASAQMQHFMDETKTGIGQQHHESDQLATAMNEMSATAQEVAASAAQAAQAAQLAQEQVAAAQQLVQGTIKVIDGLETQIVSGVDIIQRLGKDSEQIGSVLDVIRGIAEQTNLLALNAAIEAARAGEQGRGFAVVADEVRTLAGRTQSSTEEIHTMISRLQQGAQQAVHAIEQIREGSSQTVNEARRIDVALQDIDGAVSTINSMNEQIASAAEEQTQVSESININVHQIVSIAQQTDAGSQAASEVGLQVGELAAQLQQLVSRYRTQ; encoded by the coding sequence ATGAATAGACTCTCTATTAAGCAAAAAATACTGTTACTGGCTTTGCTGCCGCTATTACTGCTGGCAGCAGTGAGTGCTTGGATTAACGTTAATCAATCACTGCGCCTTAATAAACTCAGTGGCGATAGCCTCTATCAGTCGCTGTACGATGCCCGTAAGCAGCAATTAGCAAACTATGCGGAGCTGGCAATGAGCGGCATAGCGCCTTTGTTGCAACGCAATGAGATTGTGGCCACTAAAGCCCACTTACGCGGCCTGCGTTTTGATGCGGGTACCGGCTACTTTTTTGTCTATAACACTCAAGGAACCCAAATCGTCAGCGCCGATAATCCGGCCCGCGAAAACAATAACTATCTGAACTCCACCAGCCCAGATGGCCGCTATTTAGTACAAGAGTATGTGGCTTTAGCAGAGCAAGGCGGCGGCTATATTGAATACAATTGGCCTAAGCCAGATACCCAAGTGAATGCCCCAAAGTTGGCCAGTATTACTCCGGTTCCCGGTACCGACTGGATGCTGGGCGCGGGCTTCTACATTGATGACTTGCAAGCCACTGTGACCATTTTAGAGGCTGAGCTGTCTACTGCGGTACGTCAAGGGCTGATTAACTCTGCCGTGTCGGCCAGCTTATTGTTTATGCTGATTGCCGGCGCGGCTTTGGTGTTGGTGCGCAGTATTCATTCGCCCTTGCGCCAAGCGGTGTCCACCATGCAAGACATAGCCGAAGGCGAAGGCGATCTCACCCGACGTTTGAATAACCGCCAAGGCCATGAACTGGGCAGCCTCGCCAACGCCTTTAATCTGTTTGCCAACCAAATGAGTATGTTGGTGCAAAACACCCGTCACTCGGCGGATTCTTTGCAAGCGGCCAGCGCTCAGATGCAGCATTTTATGGATGAGACTAAAACCGGTATCGGCCAACAGCATCATGAGAGTGATCAACTGGCCACCGCCATGAATGAGATGTCCGCTACTGCTCAAGAGGTAGCCGCTAGTGCAGCGCAAGCTGCACAAGCGGCGCAGTTAGCACAAGAGCAAGTGGCTGCGGCGCAACAACTGGTGCAGGGCACCATCAAGGTGATTGACGGTTTAGAAACTCAAATCGTGAGCGGCGTGGACATTATTCAGCGTCTTGGTAAAGACTCGGAGCAAATTGGATCTGTGTTGGATGTTATTCGTGGCATTGCCGAGCAAACTAACTTGTTAGCGCTCAACGCCGCTATTGAAGCCGCGCGGGCCGGTGAGCAAGGCCGTGGTTTTGCGGTGGTGGCCGATGAGGTGCGTACGCTTGCGGGCAGAACCCAGAGCAGCACCGAAGAAATTCACACCATGATCAGCCGCCTCCAACAAGGGGCACAACAGGCGGTGCACGCCATTGAGCAGATCCGTGAGGGCAGCAGCCAAACAGTCAATGAAGCACGGCGCATTGATGTGGCATTGCAAGATATCGACGGCGCGGTAAGCACCATTAATAGCATGAACGAACAAATTGCCAGCGCCGCCGAGGAGCAAACTCAGGTATCGGAAAGCATTAACATTAACGTGCATCAAATTGTGTCCATCGCCCAACAAACCGATGCAGGATCTCAGGCTGCCAGTGAGGTTGGCCTGCAAGTAGGCGAGCTGGCCGCGCAACTGCAACAATTAGTGAGTCGCTACCGTACTCAGTAA
- a CDS encoding DUF2797 domain-containing protein has product MSLISNPLALDSPLAETSEAAITGTLIKMPAQLDNGVHYQLALGEHRVSLNAHLGKLITLTHTGQIFCNACNRKTNKSYAQGHCFPCMKKLARCDMCIMKPETCHYFAGTCREPEWGEQHCMVEHIVYLANTSGLKVGITRHTQVPTRWIDQGATQALPILRVATRQLSGLVEVALAELVADKTNWRTMLKGGEADIDLKAEAARLLPVIQQKIDELQLNYGAQAVTVLDEDVVNLSYPVLEYPTKIASHNFDKNPEVSGVLLGIKGQYLILDSGVINLRKFTGYEVSFS; this is encoded by the coding sequence ATGAGCCTTATTTCCAACCCGCTTGCTCTCGATTCTCCCCTTGCGGAGACGTCAGAGGCCGCCATAACTGGCACCTTAATTAAAATGCCGGCACAACTCGATAACGGCGTCCATTATCAGCTGGCTTTAGGCGAGCACAGAGTCAGCCTTAATGCCCATTTAGGTAAACTGATTACCCTGACCCACACGGGGCAGATTTTTTGTAATGCCTGTAATCGCAAAACCAATAAGAGTTACGCTCAGGGCCATTGTTTCCCGTGTATGAAGAAGCTGGCGCGCTGTGACATGTGCATTATGAAGCCAGAAACCTGCCATTACTTTGCCGGCACCTGCCGCGAGCCAGAATGGGGCGAGCAACACTGCATGGTTGAGCACATTGTTTATTTGGCCAATACCTCAGGCTTAAAGGTGGGCATTACCCGCCACACTCAAGTGCCGACCCGCTGGATTGACCAAGGCGCTACTCAGGCGTTGCCTATCTTGCGCGTCGCGACCCGTCAATTATCGGGGCTAGTAGAAGTAGCCTTGGCCGAGCTGGTGGCCGATAAAACCAACTGGCGCACTATGCTCAAGGGCGGTGAAGCGGACATCGACTTAAAAGCCGAAGCCGCGCGTTTGTTACCTGTCATCCAGCAAAAAATCGACGAGCTGCAGCTCAACTACGGTGCGCAAGCGGTGACGGTATTGGATGAAGACGTAGTTAACCTCAGCTATCCAGTGCTGGAATACCCGACCAAGATTGCCAGCCATAACTTCGATAAAAATCCTGAAGTATCCGGTGTTTTGCTCGGCATCAAAGGCCAATATCTAATCTTGGATAGCGGGGTGATCAACCTGCGAAAATTCACCGGCTATGAAGTAAGCTTTAGTTAA